A DNA window from Niabella yanshanensis contains the following coding sequences:
- a CDS encoding RNA polymerase sigma factor gives MGYKLEQDYLLQNEVSQGNEQAFAILFDRYHQRLFHFIVNLVKSREVAEELVMDVFLKLWLSRDMISTIENFDGFLFKIAYNKSIDFFRAAAKDKTVADIIWERIQIPAQSYADAPLLMQEYETKLREAIDLLPPKRRQVFDMSREDGLSHNEIADTLGISKNTVANTIVEAKQFIKSYLEKHYGLAGLVVLLAYLLKEK, from the coding sequence GTGGGGTACAAACTGGAACAAGACTATCTATTACAAAATGAGGTTTCACAAGGCAATGAGCAGGCCTTTGCTATTTTGTTCGATCGCTATCATCAGCGCTTATTTCATTTTATTGTAAATCTGGTAAAGTCCAGGGAAGTGGCCGAAGAGTTGGTAATGGATGTATTTTTGAAGCTTTGGCTCTCCAGGGATATGATCAGCACTATTGAAAACTTTGATGGTTTCCTTTTCAAAATTGCATATAATAAAAGTATAGATTTTTTTCGCGCTGCCGCCAAAGACAAAACAGTGGCCGATATCATTTGGGAGCGGATACAGATTCCTGCCCAATCTTACGCGGACGCACCCTTGCTTATGCAGGAATACGAAACCAAGCTTCGCGAAGCTATTGATCTGCTTCCGCCAAAACGCAGGCAAGTATTTGACATGAGCAGAGAAGATGGTCTTTCTCACAACGAAATTGCGGATACCCTGGGTATTTCTAAAAATACAGTGGCCAATACTATAGTAGAGGCCAAACAATTTATAAAATCCTACCTCGAAAAGCATTACGGCCTTGCAGGCCTTGTAGTGTTATTAGCTTACCTTCTGAAAGAAAAATAA
- a CDS encoding glycoside hydrolase family 2 TIM barrel-domain containing protein: MNCSIRCVLIYFIVSLMCQAGFAQEKQKLYLSGTGNNNTVAWDFFCTGGRNSGYWTTIQVPSCWEQQGFGTYNYGRDYKTYGKNFRFADEKGKYRHRFHVPASWKGKEIFIVFEGSMTDTEVKINGQSAGAKHQGAFYRFRYNITDQLHYGGNNLLEAEVSKMSSTISVNNAERLADYWVFGGIFRPVYLEAVNKAHIDYVGIDAKADGSFRMMAYTKNLLQQGTIVTEIKNAKGITVASTTARVNKGDSAVLLQSALKNPELWTSETPNLYTAHVYLKQNNKTIYQLKEKFGFRTIEVRPGDGIYVNDVQVKMKGVNRHCFWPETGRTLNDSLQLLDVQLIKEMNMNAVRCSHYPPDKRFLELCDSLGLYVVNELAGWQKAYNTEAGTPLVKELVTRDLNHPSIIFWANGNEGGTNRALDAEFTNWDFSRRPVIHPHHRPGNDFNGIDCNHYEDYYSTQSILNDSLIYMPTEFLHAQDDGGAGSAMYDFWELHWNAKRSGGGFLWAFVDEGVVRTDMRNIIDANGLNANDGILGPHREKEGSFYALREIFSPVRISMKELPHNFNGVVELENRYHFTNLNECTYEWALVNFRGIFDMVFTGYTVEQTGFSKAPSILPLAKGPLQLSLPANFRTYDALLLKVKDRFGKELYQWSWKLKTNNDLLTGIWNFAVQPTRATEMDSLISLTNNGLEVTINKNTGLLESIKNPKAGMDNLSFKNGPVLLNGDTKVTNVAIKNTGKESSAIFTCEGNMRSITWTLQANGWVSLDYEYQIEGAYPFAGVSFSYPENFVLAAKWLGKGPYRQWKNRMHGTPINVWQNFFNNTHTGYSPVVYPEFKGYFSDITWMEFNTVEGRFYVASEDENLSVRLFNFYGLSGAKPFPELPKGDISFLDAIPAMGTKLALNISPNTKALGPQSENTIFNAPVKRRLYFYFGLPKISDAQEQYSRPEIDNVF; this comes from the coding sequence ATGAATTGTAGCATCCGTTGCGTTTTGATATATTTTATAGTATCATTAATGTGCCAGGCAGGTTTTGCCCAGGAAAAACAAAAGTTATACCTATCCGGCACGGGTAACAATAATACCGTCGCCTGGGACTTCTTTTGTACCGGTGGACGAAACAGCGGCTATTGGACGACCATACAGGTCCCGTCTTGCTGGGAGCAGCAGGGATTTGGCACTTATAACTATGGGCGCGATTATAAAACCTATGGAAAGAACTTCCGCTTTGCTGATGAAAAAGGCAAATACCGGCACCGGTTCCATGTACCCGCTTCCTGGAAAGGAAAAGAGATATTCATCGTGTTTGAAGGCAGCATGACGGACACTGAGGTTAAAATAAACGGTCAATCAGCGGGAGCCAAACACCAGGGAGCGTTTTATCGATTCCGGTACAATATCACAGATCAGCTCCATTATGGCGGTAATAATTTACTGGAGGCAGAGGTAAGTAAAATGTCTTCCACCATTTCGGTAAATAATGCGGAAAGATTAGCCGACTATTGGGTATTTGGTGGCATTTTCAGACCGGTATACCTGGAAGCGGTTAATAAAGCACATATCGACTATGTAGGTATTGACGCCAAAGCAGACGGCAGTTTTCGCATGATGGCCTATACCAAAAATCTATTGCAGCAAGGCACTATTGTTACCGAAATAAAAAATGCGAAAGGCATTACAGTTGCCAGTACAACAGCCAGGGTCAATAAAGGAGATTCTGCAGTGCTTTTGCAATCTGCTTTAAAAAATCCGGAACTATGGACCAGCGAAACGCCCAACCTGTACACCGCACATGTTTACCTGAAACAAAATAATAAAACCATCTACCAGCTAAAAGAGAAGTTCGGATTCAGAACTATAGAAGTGCGACCCGGGGACGGTATTTATGTAAATGATGTTCAGGTGAAAATGAAAGGTGTTAACCGTCATTGCTTCTGGCCCGAAACCGGACGAACACTGAATGATAGTCTCCAATTACTGGATGTTCAGCTAATTAAGGAAATGAACATGAATGCGGTGAGATGCTCTCATTACCCTCCTGATAAACGGTTCCTGGAACTGTGCGACTCGTTGGGCCTTTATGTAGTTAATGAGTTAGCGGGCTGGCAAAAAGCCTACAATACAGAGGCAGGAACACCCCTGGTAAAAGAGCTGGTCACCAGGGATCTGAATCATCCTTCTATTATATTCTGGGCCAATGGTAACGAGGGGGGGACGAATAGAGCATTAGATGCTGAATTCACAAATTGGGATTTTTCACGCCGCCCGGTGATACATCCGCATCATCGCCCCGGCAACGATTTTAATGGTATAGATTGTAATCACTACGAAGATTATTACAGTACGCAAAGCATTTTAAACGACAGCCTGATTTATATGCCTACTGAGTTCCTGCATGCCCAGGATGATGGCGGCGCAGGTTCTGCTATGTACGACTTTTGGGAGTTGCATTGGAATGCTAAAAGAAGCGGCGGTGGTTTCTTGTGGGCTTTTGTAGACGAGGGTGTGGTACGTACAGACATGCGTAATATTATTGATGCCAATGGTTTGAATGCCAATGACGGCATATTGGGCCCACATCGCGAAAAAGAAGGTAGCTTTTATGCATTGCGGGAGATTTTCAGCCCCGTAAGAATATCGATGAAAGAATTACCCCATAATTTTAATGGCGTTGTTGAACTGGAAAATCGTTATCACTTCACCAACCTTAACGAATGCACTTATGAGTGGGCATTAGTTAATTTCCGCGGTATCTTTGATATGGTGTTTACCGGATATACGGTAGAGCAGACTGGTTTTTCGAAAGCCCCATCCATCCTGCCTTTGGCTAAAGGACCGCTTCAACTGAGCCTGCCTGCTAATTTTCGTACTTACGATGCATTGCTTCTAAAAGTCAAAGACCGGTTTGGCAAAGAATTGTATCAATGGAGCTGGAAGCTAAAAACGAATAATGATCTGCTGACCGGTATCTGGAATTTTGCAGTACAGCCTACCCGGGCGACAGAGATGGATTCACTCATTAGCTTAACGAATAATGGACTAGAGGTTACCATCAATAAAAATACAGGCTTGCTGGAAAGCATAAAAAATCCCAAAGCCGGTATGGATAATCTTTCTTTCAAAAATGGTCCTGTTTTACTGAACGGCGATACAAAGGTTACCAATGTTGCTATTAAAAATACCGGCAAGGAGTCTTCTGCTATCTTCACCTGCGAAGGTAATATGCGCTCCATAACATGGACCCTGCAGGCGAACGGTTGGGTGTCACTTGACTACGAGTATCAAATTGAAGGAGCTTATCCCTTTGCCGGCGTAAGTTTTAGTTATCCCGAAAATTTTGTGCTGGCAGCCAAATGGTTGGGCAAAGGACCTTATCGCCAATGGAAGAACCGTATGCACGGTACGCCCATTAACGTATGGCAGAACTTTTTTAATAACACACATACCGGGTATTCACCGGTGGTATACCCTGAGTTTAAAGGTTATTTTAGTGATATTACCTGGATGGAGTTTAATACGGTAGAAGGAAGGTTTTATGTAGCCAGTGAGGATGAAAATTTATCGGTACGTCTTTTTAACTTTTACGGTTTAAGCGGTGCAAAGCCTTTCCCCGAACTTCCTAAAGGAGATATCTCTTTTCTCGATGCTATACCGGCAATGGGCACCAAACTCGCTTTAAATATAAGTCCTAATACAAAAGCATTAGGCCCCCAAAGTGAAAATACAATTTTCAATGCACCGGTTAAACGGCGCTTATATTTCTACTTTGGTTTGCCGAAAATAAGCGATGCGCAGGAACAGTATAGTCGCCCGGAAATTGATAATGTGTTTTAG
- a CDS encoding rhamnogalacturonan lyase, whose product MQRVFLNVDADCVPGYEATQSFRLIYKTILVKYIALIIFLWGISLTSSSQRIMENLNRGLVAIPDDSGKVFVSWRLLASDPDAIRFNIYRKTNGSPVKLNQQPISQTTSFVDDWKDTISERTYIVRTVLHNTESKSEDHFVLKNASRPYLSIPLQIPPGYAANDGSVGDLDGDGEYELIVHIAGRGHDNSHAGFTDEPLIQAYKLNGQLLWTINLGKNIREGAHYTQFMVYDLDGDGKAEIAMKTADGSKDARGRVIGDATKDWRNDKGYILAGPEYLSVFNGLTGELIHTTDFIPSRAPTLNPTTAELKAIWGDGYGNRMDRFLAAVAYLDGKHPSLIMSRGYYTRTVIAAWDLKNGKLEKRWVFDSDEPGNKKYAGQGNHNLSVADVDGDGKDEIVFGAMCIDDNGKGLYSTGLGHGDALHVSDLDPSIPGLEVFDIQERFDDAGASFRSAATGAVYWKKASVKAGDDGEGPGRGLALDVDPRYPGFECWVAGAGIRGMFDSKGNKIADRTPSCNMGIYWDGDVLSELLNGTVIDKWDYQNAKPVRILNTADFQCRSNNGTKSNPVLSADILGDWREEVIYRTADNKELRIFSTAIPTEHKFYTLMHDPQYRVSIAWQNVGYNQPPHLGFFMGAGMKPPPKPEIVFPKKAR is encoded by the coding sequence ATGCAACGGGTATTTTTAAATGTTGATGCCGATTGCGTGCCGGGATATGAAGCAACTCAATCATTCCGGCTGATCTATAAAACTATTCTGGTGAAATATATAGCGTTAATAATCTTTTTATGGGGCATAAGTCTGACTTCCTCATCTCAAAGGATAATGGAAAACCTGAACCGCGGCCTGGTTGCCATACCCGATGATAGTGGAAAAGTATTCGTTTCATGGCGCTTGCTGGCATCAGATCCCGACGCAATACGCTTCAATATTTACAGGAAAACCAATGGTTCGCCCGTCAAACTAAATCAGCAACCCATTTCCCAAACAACATCCTTCGTCGACGACTGGAAGGATACCATTTCTGAACGAACTTACATTGTAAGAACAGTTCTCCACAATACTGAATCAAAATCTGAAGATCACTTTGTATTAAAAAATGCATCCCGGCCTTACCTGTCCATCCCCCTTCAGATACCGCCGGGATATGCCGCGAACGACGGCTCTGTCGGGGACCTTGATGGTGACGGGGAATATGAGCTCATCGTGCATATTGCCGGCCGAGGTCATGATAACAGTCATGCCGGGTTTACCGACGAGCCATTAATACAGGCTTATAAATTAAACGGGCAATTATTATGGACCATTAACCTTGGTAAGAATATAAGAGAGGGCGCTCATTACACCCAGTTTATGGTATACGACCTGGATGGCGATGGGAAAGCAGAAATAGCCATGAAAACAGCAGATGGTTCTAAAGATGCCCGGGGAAGGGTGATTGGAGATGCAACCAAAGACTGGAGAAATGATAAAGGGTATATACTGGCTGGTCCTGAATATCTTTCGGTATTTAACGGATTAACGGGAGAATTAATTCATACCACTGATTTTATACCGTCACGTGCGCCAACGCTGAATCCAACAACTGCCGAACTAAAAGCGATCTGGGGTGATGGCTATGGCAATCGTATGGACCGTTTCCTGGCTGCTGTGGCGTACCTGGACGGCAAACATCCCAGCTTGATCATGTCGAGGGGATATTATACCCGTACGGTGATCGCCGCCTGGGACTTAAAGAACGGGAAGCTGGAAAAGCGCTGGGTCTTTGACAGCGATGAGCCGGGAAACAAAAAATACGCAGGACAGGGTAATCACAACCTTTCTGTGGCTGATGTAGACGGGGACGGAAAAGATGAAATTGTTTTTGGAGCCATGTGCATCGATGATAATGGTAAAGGGTTGTACTCTACCGGTTTGGGTCATGGTGATGCCTTGCATGTATCGGATCTGGATCCTTCGATTCCGGGCCTTGAGGTATTTGATATACAGGAGCGTTTCGATGATGCCGGTGCCAGTTTCAGATCGGCAGCAACGGGTGCCGTATACTGGAAAAAAGCTTCGGTGAAGGCCGGAGATGACGGCGAAGGACCCGGACGCGGCCTGGCGCTGGATGTAGATCCCAGGTATCCCGGTTTTGAATGCTGGGTAGCCGGTGCAGGTATACGGGGTATGTTCGACAGCAAAGGCAATAAAATAGCAGACCGTACTCCTTCCTGTAATATGGGTATTTACTGGGACGGTGATGTATTAAGCGAGTTATTGAATGGAACTGTTATTGATAAATGGGATTACCAAAACGCGAAACCTGTACGAATACTCAATACAGCCGACTTTCAATGCCGTAGTAACAATGGAACAAAGTCTAACCCGGTTTTATCAGCAGATATATTGGGCGACTGGAGAGAAGAAGTCATTTACCGCACGGCTGATAATAAGGAACTTCGTATCTTCTCAACAGCGATACCTACCGAACATAAATTCTATACGCTGATGCACGATCCGCAATATCGGGTCAGTATTGCCTGGCAAAATGTGGGCTATAACCAGCCTCCACATTTGGGCTTTTTTATGGGTGCCGGAATGAAGCCCCCGCCAAAGCCTGAGATTGTTTTTCCAAAGAAAGCCAGGTAG
- a CDS encoding FecR family protein, protein MNNTCSREEMDEVLMLAEKDPQKLYGALKEHWQGLQPAKNGEILSVAPVFDQAASIEEAAHAQTQQDTGSDVDLRRKKIGRRYRMSIAAIAVITIGIAAYFLNHQSADRAVAQRQVVADVAAPAGTKATVRLANGQTIVLDSLLSGTLAVQEDAKLIKNADGQLVYEAQADPADHTPVYNTLDNPKGSRVVDMTLADGTHVWLNAGSSITFPVAFTGSERRIQLKGEAYLDVSHNMARPFIVQTGDLMIRVLGTGFNVDAYGGTEPVKVTLLKGAVKLSNKNTSSLLKPGQQASVKEQISVSNNVDMDNVLAWKNNKFIFDNSTIQQIMRQLERWYDIEVVYQGVPTTEAFIGSISRDVKLSQILSLLSETNAVHFEQQGKKVIVKR, encoded by the coding sequence ATGAATAATACCTGTTCCAGGGAAGAAATGGATGAAGTGCTGATGCTCGCCGAAAAAGATCCTCAGAAACTCTACGGGGCACTGAAAGAACATTGGCAGGGGCTGCAACCGGCAAAGAACGGAGAAATATTATCAGTTGCTCCTGTTTTTGATCAGGCTGCAAGTATAGAAGAGGCAGCTCATGCACAAACGCAGCAAGATACCGGGAGCGACGTTGATCTACGACGCAAAAAAATTGGGCGGAGATATCGGATGAGCATAGCAGCAATAGCCGTCATTACAATAGGAATAGCCGCGTACTTTCTGAATCATCAATCTGCTGATAGGGCAGTGGCTCAGCGGCAAGTAGTTGCAGATGTGGCTGCGCCAGCCGGAACTAAAGCCACAGTACGCCTGGCCAATGGACAGACAATCGTTCTTGACAGTTTATTGTCTGGTACTTTAGCGGTTCAGGAAGATGCTAAATTAATAAAGAACGCTGACGGGCAATTGGTTTATGAAGCTCAAGCTGATCCGGCAGATCATACACCTGTTTATAATACACTGGACAATCCAAAAGGCAGTCGCGTAGTGGATATGACCCTGGCAGATGGTACGCATGTATGGTTGAATGCCGGATCGTCCATCACTTTTCCTGTAGCGTTTACCGGCAGTGAAAGAAGGATACAGTTAAAAGGGGAGGCTTATTTAGATGTGAGCCACAATATGGCCAGACCTTTTATTGTGCAAACAGGAGACCTGATGATACGGGTATTGGGCACCGGATTTAATGTGGATGCTTACGGGGGAACAGAGCCGGTTAAAGTAACTTTATTAAAAGGGGCTGTAAAGCTTTCTAACAAAAACACAAGCAGCCTGCTGAAGCCCGGCCAGCAGGCCAGTGTAAAAGAACAAATAAGCGTCAGCAATAATGTAGACATGGATAATGTGCTGGCCTGGAAGAATAATAAGTTCATATTTGATAACAGTACTATACAACAAATAATGCGGCAATTGGAACGTTGGTATGATATTGAAGTAGTGTACCAGGGAGTACCAACCACCGAAGCATTTATAGGCTCAATATCAAGAGATGTAAAGCTTTCACAAATACTCTCATTGTTATCCGAAACTAATGCAGTGCATTTTGAACAACAGGGAAAAAAAGTGATAGTAAAACGATAG
- a CDS encoding FKBP-type peptidyl-prolyl cis-trans isomerase, whose product MKRSQILGALAFATLAFAACNNADYQTSASGVKYKIIDGGSKDSSKVGDVLKMHVIQKIEGAKDTVLTDTYGKLPAFVKIQDAAMPNAYGPDEFFKKLKKGDSLVTVLYVDSLIKKGLAQEAQLPPFMKKGDKILLTFKVLEVFKNDSLAQADYQKEMEKDAPRQKKEQEEMMKKMMKDQEDARKADEAALEKSGEKAKQVKAVQDFLTAKKWAATQTSVGTFVKIDQQGTGTQVADGKFVTVKYNGKKVSNDSTFDANQFTVQLGVQPFIKGFEDGLRQFKQGGKGTIVIPGYLAYGKEGNGGVFKPYEPLYFDVEILEVSDKEPAAPQMPTPQAHGPNDGHNH is encoded by the coding sequence ATGAAACGTTCACAAATCTTAGGAGCATTGGCTTTTGCAACATTAGCGTTTGCAGCCTGTAATAATGCTGACTACCAAACCAGCGCTAGCGGTGTAAAGTACAAAATCATCGACGGAGGAAGCAAAGACAGCTCTAAAGTTGGAGATGTTTTAAAAATGCATGTCATTCAGAAAATTGAAGGTGCGAAAGATACTGTACTGACAGATACTTATGGAAAACTACCTGCTTTCGTTAAAATTCAGGATGCGGCGATGCCCAACGCCTACGGCCCTGATGAGTTTTTCAAAAAACTAAAAAAAGGAGATAGTCTTGTTACTGTATTATATGTAGACTCTTTAATTAAAAAAGGATTGGCACAGGAAGCACAGTTGCCTCCGTTTATGAAAAAAGGTGATAAAATACTTTTAACATTTAAAGTATTGGAAGTATTTAAAAATGACAGTTTAGCTCAGGCTGACTATCAGAAAGAAATGGAAAAAGACGCTCCCCGTCAGAAGAAAGAGCAGGAAGAGATGATGAAAAAAATGATGAAGGATCAGGAGGACGCACGTAAAGCTGATGAAGCTGCACTTGAAAAATCCGGAGAAAAAGCGAAACAGGTTAAGGCGGTACAGGATTTTTTAACTGCTAAGAAATGGGCAGCTACCCAGACTTCAGTGGGTACCTTCGTAAAAATTGATCAACAAGGTACCGGTACGCAGGTTGCTGACGGTAAATTTGTTACGGTTAAGTATAATGGTAAAAAAGTAAGCAACGACAGTACGTTTGATGCAAACCAGTTTACGGTACAATTAGGTGTTCAGCCTTTTATCAAAGGTTTTGAAGATGGTTTAAGACAGTTCAAACAGGGTGGTAAAGGAACAATTGTTATACCTGGCTACCTGGCTTATGGCAAAGAAGGTAACGGTGGTGTTTTCAAACCATACGAGCCGTTATACTTCGATGTTGAGATTTTAGAGGTAAGCGACAAAGAGCCAGCTGCTCCACAAATGCCTACACCTCAGGCACACGGGCCAAACGACGGCCACAATCACTAA
- a CDS encoding DHH family phosphoesterase, producing the protein MKPIHNIFPLITQPARVVITMHQKPDGDAMGSALGLCGFLKRLGHEVAVISPTNWANWLNWMPGCDGVLNYEKHHDRSAELLSKADYLFCLDFNIFHRTKNLAPLLADATCVKVLIDHHEQPDTASFNYGISDITKSSTCEMVYDFIEASGNDKLIDANIARCLYAGVVTDTGSFRFSSTHASVHQMVARLMETDFDHALVHSNLFDNFLENRLRFIGHVLSNRMEFFYEYNTALISITKQDLLKYYIKTGDTEGLVNYPMSVKGIELVGFVIDRDEERKWSFRSKRHFDCNTFARKYFNGGGHYNASGGNSKDSLAQTVEYFKQTIKENEHLLVEVKS; encoded by the coding sequence ATGAAGCCTATACATAACATATTTCCATTGATAACGCAGCCTGCCCGGGTTGTTATTACCATGCATCAAAAACCTGATGGCGATGCCATGGGTTCGGCATTGGGTTTGTGCGGCTTTTTGAAAAGGCTTGGTCACGAAGTAGCCGTTATTTCTCCTACTAACTGGGCAAACTGGTTGAACTGGATGCCTGGTTGTGACGGCGTATTGAATTATGAAAAGCATCATGACCGCTCTGCTGAACTTTTAAGTAAGGCCGACTACCTTTTTTGCCTGGATTTCAATATTTTTCACCGCACTAAGAATCTGGCTCCGTTATTAGCCGATGCCACTTGTGTCAAAGTACTTATTGATCATCATGAACAACCTGATACAGCAAGTTTTAACTATGGCATCAGCGACATAACCAAGAGCTCTACCTGCGAAATGGTATATGATTTTATCGAAGCGAGCGGTAACGATAAGCTGATTGATGCCAATATTGCCAGATGCTTATATGCTGGGGTAGTTACAGACACAGGGTCTTTCCGGTTCTCTTCTACACATGCATCTGTGCATCAAATGGTGGCCAGACTAATGGAAACAGATTTTGATCATGCGCTCGTTCACAGTAATCTTTTTGATAACTTCCTGGAAAACAGGTTGAGGTTTATAGGACACGTATTAAGTAACCGGATGGAGTTTTTTTACGAGTATAATACGGCTTTGATATCCATTACCAAACAGGACTTGCTTAAATACTACATTAAAACGGGAGATACCGAAGGGCTGGTCAACTATCCAATGTCTGTGAAAGGCATAGAACTGGTAGGGTTTGTAATAGACAGGGATGAGGAGCGCAAATGGAGTTTTAGAAGTAAACGCCATTTTGATTGCAATACATTTGCGCGTAAATATTTTAACGGAGGCGGCCACTATAACGCATCAGGAGGAAATAGTAAAGACAGTTTAGCCCAAACAGTCGAATATTTCAAACAGACCATCAAAGAAAATGAACACCTGCTGGTCGAAGTAAAATCGTAA
- a CDS encoding nucleoside-diphosphate kinase: protein MSNRTFTMIKPDAMENGHAGAILDRITKEGFKLVALKLTQLSAEKAGEFYAIHKERPFFGELVAFMSRGPIIAAILEKENAVASFRDLIGATNPANAAEGTIRKVFAESIEANAIHGSDSDENAKIEGDFFFNHFERV from the coding sequence ATGAGTAACCGTACATTTACGATGATCAAACCTGACGCTATGGAAAATGGCCATGCAGGAGCTATTTTAGATCGCATCACTAAGGAAGGATTTAAACTGGTAGCGCTGAAATTAACCCAACTTTCTGCTGAAAAAGCGGGTGAGTTTTACGCCATACATAAAGAAAGACCCTTTTTCGGTGAATTAGTAGCATTTATGAGCCGCGGGCCCATTATTGCTGCAATCTTAGAGAAAGAAAACGCGGTAGCCTCTTTCCGTGACCTGATCGGAGCTACTAACCCTGCAAATGCAGCAGAAGGAACTATCCGTAAGGTATTTGCAGAATCTATTGAAGCAAACGCCATTCATGGAAGTGACAGCGACGAGAACGCAAAGATCGAAGGCGATTTCTTCTTCAATCATTTTGAAAGAGTATAA